In Nicotiana tabacum cultivar K326 chromosome 2, ASM71507v2, whole genome shotgun sequence, the following proteins share a genomic window:
- the LOC107769688 gene encoding LOW QUALITY PROTEIN: ABC transporter G family member 9-like (The sequence of the model RefSeq protein was modified relative to this genomic sequence to represent the inferred CDS: deleted 1 base in 1 codon) — MEEEMADIQITQLESAAIFKKTNLPVTLKFENVVYKIKPKKEGLFNSSSKLEEEKIILKGITGIVFPGEMLAMLGPSGSGKTTLLTGLGGRLSGRLAGSITYNGKPFTNAMKRYTGFVTQDDILYPHLTVTETLVFTALLRLPKTLSHEEKVVHAEAVISQLGLTKCKDSIIGGPLLRGISGGERKRVSIGQEMLINPSLLFLDEPTSGLDSTTAQKIVSTLWELVKGGRTIVMTIHQPSSRLFYMFHKVLLLSEGNPLYFGRGEDAMGYFSSIGFSPLVAMNPSDFLLDLANGVLDDPQEDQASIKQTLVTAFKTNLLDSVKEELRKFDDQQVHGKLHKGKFSQWSNTWWQQFSVLFRRGMKERKHESFSGLKIGQVLVVAFLCGLLWWQSKDIQDQIGLMFFYSGFWGFYPLFQAIFTFPQERMMLEKERSSGMYRLSSYFMSRTVGDLPMELVLPTIFVIITYWMAGLKPFAPNFFSTLFTLLFSVLVSQGLGLALGALVMDQKSATILGSVIMLSFTLAGGYYVHHVPSFIAWIKYISISQYTFKLLIGSQFEPGETYPCGLNATCYVEDFPAIKSVGLGDKAISVVALGIMLVAYRLLAYVALMRIGVTKK; from the exons ATGGAAGAGGAGATGGCGGACATACAAATTACTCAACTCGAAAGTGCCGCCATCTTCAAGAAAACTAATCTTCCTGTCACTCTCAAG TTTGAGAATGTTGTGTACAAGATTAAGCCTAAGAAAGAAGGGTTATTCAATAGTTCCTCTAAACTGGAAGAAGAGAAAATAATCTTGAAGGGGATAACGGGCATAGTTTTCCCTGGTGAAATGCTGGCCATGTTAGGCCCTTCTGGCAGTGGTAAAACAACTCTACTAACCGGACTAGGAGGCCGGTTGAGTGGCCGTCTTGCTGGCAGTATTACTTATAATGGAAAGCCCTTCACCAACGCCATGAAGCGTTACACTGGATTTGTTACCCAAGATGACATTCTTTACCCTCACCTCACCGTGACTGAAACACTTGTATTTACTGCCCTGCTCCGCTTGCCTAAAACATTATCTCACGAGGAAAAAGTTGTGCATGCAGAAGCTGTAATATCTCAGTTGGGATTGACAAAATGCAAGGACAGCATTATTGGAGGTCCGTTATTGAGAGGAATTTCTGGAGGGGAGCGGAAAAGGGTCAGTATTGGGCAAGAAATGCTTATTAATCCAAGTTTGCTCTTTTTGGATGAACCAACATCAGGCCTTGATTCAACTACAGCTCAAAAGATTGTGTCAACTTTGTGGGAGCTAGTGAAGGGTGGGAGGACCATTGTGATGACAATACACCAACCTTCAAGTAGGCTATTTTACATGTTCCACAAAGTGTTGTTATTATCAGAAGGAAATCCATTGTACTTTGGGCGAGGCGAAGACGCCATGGGATATTTTTCGAGTATTGGATTTTCCCCCTTAGTCGCAATGAATCCCTCCGACTTCTTGTTAGATCTTGCAAATG GTGTTTTAGATGATCCACAAGAAGATCAAGCATCAATCAAGCAAACTTTAGTAACTGCTTTCAAAACCAATCTGTTGGATAGCGTGAAGGAAGAATTGCGAAAATTTGATGATCAACAAGTTCATGGAAAATTACATAAAGGGAAATTCAGTCAATGGTCAAACACCTGGTGGCAGCAATTTTCGGTATTGTTTAGAAGAGGAATGAAAGAACGAAAACATGAGTCCTTCTCAGGCCTCAAGATTGGACAGGTCTTAGTGGTAGCTTTCTTGTGTGGGTTATTGTGGTGGCAATCTAAAGACATACAAGATCAG ATTGGGCTTATGTTCTTCTACTCTGGATTCTGGGGCTTCTATCCTCTCTTCCAAGCCATTTTTACTTTCCCCCAAGAAAGAATGATGCTAGAGAAGGAAAGATCTTCAGGCATGTACAGACTCTCTTCATACTTCATGTCAAGAACTGTCGGTGACCTTCCAATGGAGTTAGTTCTTCCTACTATTTTTGTTATCATAACATACTGGATGGCAGGCCTAAAACCATTTGCGCCGAATTTCTTCTCTACCTTATTCACTCTCCTGTTTAGTGTATTAGTCTCACAGGGCCTTGGACTTGCTCTTGGTGCATTGGTTATGGACCAAAAATCAGCTACTATACTTGGTTCAGTAATCATGTTATCGTTCACATTAGCGGGAGGATATTACGTTCACCATGTTCCTAGCTTCATTGCTTGGATCAAATACATATCGATT AGCCAGTACACTTTCAAGTTGTTGATAGGGTCACAGTTTGAGCCAGGGGAAACATATCCTTGTGGCTTAAATGCAACTTGTTATGTTGAAGATTTTCCTGCAATAAAGTCAGTAGGGCTCGGAGATAAAGCGATATCAGTGGTTGCATTGGGTATAATGCTTGTGGCTTACAGGTTGCTAGCATATGTTGCTCTTATGAGGATTGGTGTGACAAAGAAATAG